Proteins encoded by one window of Vicinamibacteria bacterium:
- a CDS encoding ECF-type sigma factor — protein MSRDNPAMAEPPGDVTGLLERWSGGDRSALDELMPIVHRELRRLAQSYFRDERSDHTLQATALVNEAFLRLVQGGAIENRAHFFAVAARAMRQILIDHARQKRAAKRGGGDVAVPFDEAKGSPGPDP, from the coding sequence ATGAGCCGGGATAATCCGGCGATGGCGGAGCCGCCCGGCGATGTGACAGGACTCCTCGAGCGATGGAGCGGAGGGGATCGGAGCGCGCTCGATGAGCTGATGCCCATCGTGCACCGGGAGCTGCGGCGCCTCGCGCAGAGTTACTTCCGCGACGAGCGTTCGGACCACACGCTTCAGGCGACCGCTCTCGTCAACGAGGCGTTTCTCCGGCTCGTTCAGGGCGGCGCCATCGAGAACCGGGCTCATTTTTTCGCCGTCGCCGCTCGCGCCATGCGTCAGATCCTGATCGACCACGCCCGGCAGAAACGGGCGGCGAAGCGCGGTGGTGGGGACGTTGCAGTCCCGTTCGACGAGGCCAAGGGGTCACCCGGTCCCGACCC